A stretch of DNA from Esox lucius isolate fEsoLuc1 chromosome 18, fEsoLuc1.pri, whole genome shotgun sequence:
AAACTCTCAGAATATTCAGAGGTTCATTTCAAGCATCAGAAAGAGTTAGTTAGTAAATTGctagatatttatttttgatgttTTGATTATGTCAATTTAAATAGGCACAGAGACAAAGTCATGTCTCAAGGGATCCCCAATACCACTTTTTCATCGAAACCGAGTGCTAAACTTTGAGCATGTGCTGACACTGAGTACCGATCCGATActgccatttttatttttgttcacgTGCTATGAATGTCATAATTCTTCTACATGTCATACAACTTTTCATTTCGTCCAAACACAACCTGATCAAAGTGGCATTAGAAAAACTTAGACTTTTCAGGTGATCAATCTGGCTAAAAATGAAACTAAAAGAAAAGGGTATACCACAGCAAACAGATAAGCTTGCTCTTTAGCTATTAATCTGAATTGATTTCATGAGTAAAATTGCACAGTAAAAAGAGTTGTATCTTCAAATAGTCTGGTGCTAACTAGCTGGCATTAGCTATCATCTTCCAACGTTTGCCAACTTAGCTAGCCTTACCTGGCATGACATTACTTTTTAATCTGACAGGTTCAATATGGGAGTTTTACAGCTTTCTCTAAAACTACCAATAACAAATACAGTAACCTAGACAACTGCTGTAACTTTCAAGAAAATATCCCATTAACCTTAACAGCAAATATATGATTGGTCTACTGCCGGATTTACAGTATGCCTTTTACTGTCACGTTCAGATTATAGTTTTGACAGCTCAGATGCCAAGAGCAATTTAGCATTTAGACTATTTAACAATTTATActcctgaaaaatacattctgttatGACACTGTTTCGGACTCCCTAAACAGTGTCATAACAAGTTCtgatgggggaaactgtacagGGTGTTACACGTTCAGATCCAGGGTTAGAATGAGTGGAAGAAACAAGCAGGTGAAACTGTCTCTCGCCCAGGAGCAGCTGAGTAATGCGAGCTGACAGGATGGGCATTTGAAAGAGCCAGTACTCTGACAGGTTGCCTGTCTGCAGCGGTTGGGGTCACAACCACACATGTCAAGCTCCATAATGCTTAGTAACAGCTTCCCATCCGAGGATAAGTCAGGATCAGAGAAGACAGTGACACATCAAGGAACGTGCAACGTAAGCAGGAAAGTAAAGCATGGAGGGAGGATAAAAGAAGTCCCCTaacaaggaaaaaaatattttttgacttTTGACTTAGGGCGTAAAATAAATCCAGAGATGAGGTCTTTAGGAAaattatttaccaagtagcgAGATATGACATCAACATCTTTGGCACTTGATcactctctaaaaaaaaaagatcaaaatGAGATGTCCTGTAAAGAACCTCTAAGCACATTAAGCACATCACATCTCTGTTCAACAACACAATGATCTCTGTAGATGGGTAATGGACTCTTCTGAGTGTGTGCAGGGTAGTTGCAGAGAATTCTACTTTGAGCACCAGAGGGGTTTGACATGAGCAGAATGCCATTTAACGTCTTTAAGTGAGGGGTGTCAGATGCTACTAAGGGGAGCAGACAAGGGtgcaggggagggagggaaccaGCAGTCTGACAGTAGTTTCATTATGAGGCATGTGGATATGATCTGGTGAGTGCCAAAGTGTACCACAGGAGGACAGGCTGTAACTGATCAGTTGCCACCCTTACTGTTGCATGGTGACAACGGCGCAGCTCTGAGGGCACAGTgctaaatgaaaacacattatcaGCAAACAGGTACAGATGGTGAAAAACAGCAATATCTTCCCACGCTCTTCAAACAAATCACCTCAGAAAAGCAAACAATCCCTGATCCTCCAAGGAACTAATACAAACACCAGACAGGTGGACAGGATACAGCAGGAAGAGATAGAAGGCAGgacaaaaataatttatgaaCATGTAAGACTGACAGTGTTGATGTGGCCCTCACATCTGAAACAGACATGCTTCGCAGAAAATTACTAATCTTTTTTGACAGATTTGGTTCCTGTGACTGACATTAGCTAACAACTGATAAATGTGTGGACCAAAACCTTTTACTCCATTACTTTAATAACTGcaggaaaatataaataattaaatatatacatttgatttaaaaagaagaaaggacctgattttacatttaaaatagcaATACTTTATTTCTTAAACAATTATCTAAATTTGTCTTGGGTAGACACATACAGTTAAgatataaaataagatgaaaCAACAATATGGGCATTCCTTTCTTGTCCTTGAGTAAAGGTTGATGCAACACTTGTGAAAAAAGATGCATGATCATGAATTATGTGGCTACCTGGCATCAGAGATATAAAAAATTCTGGAGACAACAATAAAACAGCCCATTGATGTTTCAGACTATCTATTATTGATATCATCCACTAGATTTTGGTAATGACAGAGTGAGGACAGTTATAACTTTATTAATAGGGTTTTGTGAGTAGCACTTAACAATTCAATTTTAATAactatgaataaataatgaGTATTATGTACCACATCTGGTTGATTATAGAAACATAATTTTCCCACTAATTAAAATAAAGAGTTGAATACAATCTTTATATACTGGAAGACCTTTGCCCACTTGGGTAGACTATGTAGTATTTAAACAACCAAATATtgcaaatattgtgcaaaaaataacaaacactATTGTGCTGTAATTAGTGCTTTTCTATTTCTAAAAAAAGTTTTCTTtattaatagatttttttggggaaaaatgtatccaccaaaTAACACTACAATGACAGAGAATCACACAATATTTCATTTGGATATAATGCATTGTAGCTCATATTTCAGTCGGAAATGCTTTTGTTTAGAATACACAAAATGCACACATCACAAAAGCCATTCACATAGTAATGTAATGttgtatataaacacacaagCCATGTAATGTGGCAGGTAAAAATGCAACATTCGCTGACCTGGTTTCCTTATCCCTATACAGAATATTCACCATGTACAGCATGTGTCATCTCCCCTTCCCTTTAGTGAAGAAGAAGCTACTATCAGTGAGACTCTAAGGGCAGATGGGTGAAGAAGAGCACCATGACCTTCATGTCCTTAAGATGGCCACGGTGCTCTGTTTTCCTTGTTGTGCCTGAGACAATCTGTATAAACCCTACTTTGCCCTGCTATGCTTTGCGGCGATGCTACTTCACTTCTGCGGGACAGGACAGGCTGTGAGTACAAACATTGGCCAGGCAGTGACGGACAAAAGTAGATATGGTTGTCTCTGTGACACATCATGGGCTTTTGACCTATTAAGAACTGTAAACAGAATTGTCCCTTCACATACATTAAGAAGACGATGGGGACTGGTGTTGAAACCGTTCCTTTCTTCTCAGACCAGACAGGACTGTTGTTCTTCACACGAAACACAAAAGCTGTTACCCAAAGTGCAGTTTTTTGCTccaacgttttttttttctctaatcCGCTCAAATTCCAGTGAAGTGTCCCTGATATCCCGAGGATAGCTGAAAAACTGCTGTTTTCTGCTGTTACGAGGTTACCAAGGAGTAGACCATACTGAAAAACAAGAGGGGAGGGGTGCACAAGAATACAAATCGATGACCCATGCAATATAAAACTGGATCAAACagtgaaacaaacaacaatcaCTACCAACAGTGGCAAGAGCAATAAGATCATAAACCAGTTCccttaaaaatattattattattcacgAAAGAAGCATCCAATCATTGCCTTGAAGTGTTTAAGGAACATTTATAATATTTGCGCTTCATTTAGTAGAACTGTGGTTAGCGTGGTTCGCCATTAGATCCCATGTCTGGATGCCTGCCAAATTCAATAAGACTTCGGCTGCAATTCAGTCAAATCTGTCATAGCATTGTTTAGGCAGGGACTTTATTTTGGATTATTCATCCCATTCCCAGATACCTCGAATTCTGAAAAGCAAAAGCATACCTGTGAGGGGCTTTGCCCTGGTGTTAAGATTCATGTTTTAATATAGTGCCCAGTCTTTGAATTAATCTGACCTTGGGAATAAGATCTGCTACGTAAATAATGCAATGCAAGTTAGATTGAATTCAACCCTTGATTTTCTATttataattacaattaaaataGCCTTTTTACATAGCACCTATTTTGCTAATTAAAAATACAAGCAATTCAGTAAGCAGTAATTCAATGTGAGGTAATGGTAAAGTTATATTTTTTGGATACTGTT
This window harbors:
- the cnih3 gene encoding uncharacterized protein cnih3 isoform X1, producing the protein MFTFAAFCYMLSLVLCASLIFFAIWHITAFDELQADFKVPIDQGNPLHARERLRNIERICCLLRKYGLLLGNLVTAENSSFSAILGISGTLHWNLSGLEKKKTLEQKTALWVTAFVFRVKNNSPVWSEKKGTVSTPVPIVFLMYVKGQFCLQFLIGQKPMMCHRDNHIYFCPSLPGQCLYSQPVLSRRSEVASPQSIAGQSRVYTDCLRHNKENRAPWPS